One Coleofasciculus chthonoplastes PCC 7420 DNA segment encodes these proteins:
- a CDS encoding response regulator: MTKGNLLIVDDTPENLQVLSATLSEQGYQVRGVVKGKMAIRAAKSAQPDLILLDIRMPEMDGYQVCETLKADPETRDIPIIFISAIDDVLDKVKAFRVGGVDYITKPFQVEEVLARVEHQLTIRRLSQEVRDRHHKLEQEIQERRKAEKAAAAASKAKSEFLANMSHELRTPLNAILGFTQVMSRDLKITPEQREYLGIINRSGEHLLDLINDVLDLSKIEAGIISLYETSFDLYRLLDNLEEMFQIKAEQKKLNLVFSVAPNVPQTIKTDAKKLRVCLINLLGNAIKFTEQGTITLRVNLATEPLTDQNPSDTDSSSLSAFPPRLRFEVEDTGAGISPAEIDNLFDAFVQTETGQKMAEGTGLGLTITRKFVQLMGGTITVSSVVGKGTIFKFGIKISPADVYPVTPQPRQRVLGLEPNQPTYRILVVDDTPENRLLLTKLLEPIGFEVREAANGMECLPLWETWQPHLIFMDTRMPMMDGLEATRRLKSKEKERLSQSNSVLDLSRTIIIALTASAFEERREEILAAGSEDFVRKPFTEEQIFDTIAHHLGVRYRYEELSDSLPLSLSSYSRQEKPDSFFCSELSSLPSAWVTELAQAANQLDEAMIAQLIQKLPTEKADLAKALTDLLHDFRLDVILRVTQAVINHS, translated from the coding sequence ATGACTAAAGGCAACCTATTAATTGTTGACGATACCCCAGAAAACTTACAAGTTTTATCCGCAACTTTGTCGGAGCAAGGCTATCAAGTGCGGGGTGTGGTTAAGGGGAAAATGGCAATTCGCGCCGCTAAATCTGCCCAACCCGATCTCATATTACTGGATATCCGGATGCCAGAAATGGATGGGTATCAAGTCTGTGAAACTCTCAAAGCTGATCCGGAGACTCGTGACATTCCCATCATTTTTATTAGTGCCATTGATGATGTTTTGGATAAAGTCAAAGCCTTTCGCGTGGGGGGTGTTGATTACATCACCAAACCCTTTCAAGTTGAAGAAGTCTTGGCGCGGGTGGAGCATCAACTGACGATTCGGCGACTGTCTCAAGAAGTACGCGATCGCCATCACAAATTAGAGCAGGAAATTCAAGAGCGACGCAAAGCCGAAAAAGCCGCCGCCGCCGCCTCTAAAGCTAAAAGTGAATTTCTCGCCAATATGAGTCACGAACTCCGCACGCCCTTGAATGCTATTTTAGGGTTTACCCAAGTCATGAGTCGTGATCTGAAAATTACGCCGGAACAACGAGAATATCTGGGTATTATTAATCGCAGTGGTGAACATTTACTGGACTTAATTAATGATGTCTTAGACTTGTCGAAGATTGAAGCAGGGATTATTTCCCTCTATGAAACCAGCTTTGATTTGTATCGCTTGTTAGATAATTTGGAAGAAATGTTCCAAATTAAAGCTGAACAGAAAAAGTTAAATCTAGTCTTCAGCGTCGCACCCAATGTTCCACAAACCATAAAAACCGATGCAAAAAAATTACGGGTTTGTTTAATTAACCTTTTAGGTAACGCGATTAAATTTACCGAACAGGGTACAATTACCTTACGAGTAAATTTGGCAACTGAGCCGTTAACCGATCAAAACCCTTCAGACACCGACTCATCATCATTGTCAGCATTTCCCCCCCGACTCCGGTTTGAAGTAGAAGATACGGGAGCGGGTATTTCTCCGGCTGAAATTGACAACTTATTTGATGCCTTTGTCCAAACCGAAACCGGACAAAAAATGGCGGAAGGGACAGGTTTAGGGTTAACCATTACCCGTAAATTTGTGCAACTGATGGGGGGAACGATTACCGTCAGTAGTGTTGTCGGCAAAGGGACAATTTTTAAATTTGGTATTAAAATTAGTCCGGCAGATGTCTACCCCGTCACCCCCCAACCCCGTCAGCGCGTCTTAGGCTTAGAACCCAATCAACCAACCTATCGTATCCTCGTCGTTGATGATACCCCAGAAAATCGCCTGTTGCTGACTAAATTACTCGAACCGATTGGCTTTGAAGTGCGGGAGGCGGCAAATGGGATGGAATGCTTACCGTTATGGGAAACTTGGCAACCTCACTTGATTTTTATGGATACACGTATGCCAATGATGGATGGGTTAGAAGCAACGCGACGGCTTAAAAGCAAAGAAAAAGAACGGTTATCTCAATCCAACTCAGTTCTCGATTTATCTAGAACTATTATTATCGCCTTAACCGCTAGCGCCTTTGAGGAAAGGCGAGAGGAGATTTTAGCCGCCGGATCTGAGGATTTTGTCCGGAAACCCTTTACAGAGGAGCAAATTTTTGACACAATTGCCCACCATTTAGGAGTACGCTATCGTTATGAAGAGTTATCGGATAGTTTACCTCTCTCTCTCTCAAGTTATAGCAGACAAGAAAAACCAGACTCGTTTTTCTGTTCAGAGTTATCCAGTCTACCTTCAGCCTGGGTGACTGAATTAGCACAGGCGGCTAATCAGTTAGATGAAGCAATGATTGCTCAGTTGATTCAAAAACTACCGACAGAAAAGGCAGATTTAGCCAAGGCATTAACGGATTTACTTCATGATTTTAGACTGGATGTTATTCTGCGAGTGACTCAGGCGGTCATTAATCATTCATAA
- a CDS encoding PAS domain S-box protein, with translation MNILPNIKPIKILIIAAYSDNYQTINKYLSSSEYSHIHAENLEQALSIIDTDTDSIPDLILIDLNHSEINISEPIKKLQKVTRLNDVPIIVSITHNLITELNSLLAAGANDYLITPFTQAELLARIQTQLHFHKLNAENLRLKQENTDLKILLETSTEHGDLVFEQLHDQAEEAVRESEHRLAQFLEAVPVGVLVVEASGKLYFMNQQAKQILAQDLDPNLHTDQLCSTYQLYRADTNQLYPLDRLPIARSLQGETVTVDDLEVRHANQRIPLEMQTMPIYDEQGTLLYGISVFKDITARKRTEKILTEYNQTLEQAVRDRTQELETKNQQLHQEIEERKLLEQKLRTSEGKMRAVFEAMPDIILIIDPQTNDIQVAPTRPTRDIEKSIPLINQTIEQFLDSDNTQSWFQQIHQVIETQEPIHFDYSLNDADQRVWFTASIAPLPNNSVIWVARNITDRKRTQFALYQSEEKFARAFRSSPSAMTITRLSDGCHIDVNDSFCQFTGYSAPEIIGRTALDLNLWVNQKDRNRMLKAISNKGIIRNYEFEFRTKSGDIRTALLSAEQINLDEQTCLIAVSQDISDRKQVEFALQRAKDTAEQANRAKSQFLSNMSHELRTPLNAIIGFAQLLGRDSSLTQEHHDHIGIICRSGEHLLSLINNVLQLSKVEAGQVKLNCYSFDLYGMLQVLEEMFKLQAENKGLQLVVDYDEALPRYVETDEGKLRQVLINLVNNAIKFTSQGGVTLRVKAVQGEMGESTRHPTFNTLPIPQKLRFEIEDTGLGIASEEIESLFEAFVQTEAGRKSLEGTGLGLPISQQFVRLMGGEIHVSSRLNQGSIFTFDIDVNRVEGIELETQSATPRVVGLVPGQPNYRILVVDDRLESRLLLVKLLTTVGFSVREAVNGQDAIAIWTSWEPHLIWMDMRMPVMDGYEATKHIKGHLKGQATVVLALTASAFEEERSLVLSAGCDDFVRKPFREDVIFNKIAHYLGVQYVYEQPTASTALEDENLASNQPLTAQALTIMPKEWIHELYQAADSIDNERIFQLIEQIPPTHTAIAQAITDMVNNFRCDQIIDLIEEQMKEF, from the coding sequence ATGAATATTTTACCGAATATAAAACCGATCAAGATATTGATTATTGCTGCTTATTCGGATAATTATCAGACTATTAACAAGTATTTATCCAGTTCTGAATATAGTCATATTCACGCTGAAAACCTTGAACAAGCTCTATCTATTATTGATACTGATACTGATTCTATACCAGACTTAATCCTGATAGATCTTAATCATTCAGAGATTAACATCAGTGAACCCATCAAAAAGCTGCAAAAAGTGACACGGCTAAATGATGTACCGATTATTGTCTCAATTACTCACAACCTTATCACTGAATTAAACTCACTATTAGCAGCAGGTGCAAATGATTATTTAATTACCCCCTTCACCCAAGCCGAACTTTTAGCCCGAATCCAGACTCAGTTACATTTTCATAAACTCAACGCCGAAAATTTGCGCCTCAAGCAAGAAAATACAGATTTAAAAATCTTACTTGAGACATCCACGGAACATGGTGATCTTGTCTTTGAGCAGTTGCATGATCAAGCCGAGGAAGCGGTGCGCGAAAGTGAACATCGGCTGGCGCAATTTTTGGAAGCAGTACCTGTTGGCGTGTTGGTGGTGGAGGCGAGTGGTAAGCTTTACTTTATGAATCAACAAGCCAAGCAGATTTTGGCACAAGATTTAGATCCAAATCTCCACACCGATCAACTTTGTTCCACCTATCAACTTTATAGAGCAGACACCAATCAATTATACCCTTTAGACCGCTTACCGATCGCGCGATCGCTCCAGGGTGAAACCGTAACCGTTGACGACTTAGAAGTGCGTCACGCGAATCAACGAATTCCCCTAGAAATGCAGACAATGCCCATCTATGATGAACAGGGAACTCTGCTCTATGGTATTAGTGTATTCAAAGATATTACCGCCCGCAAACGTACCGAGAAAATTTTAACCGAGTATAACCAAACCCTAGAACAAGCCGTCCGCGATCGCACCCAAGAATTAGAAACCAAAAATCAGCAACTTCACCAAGAAATTGAGGAACGCAAGTTACTTGAGCAAAAATTGCGAACCTCTGAGGGCAAAATGCGAGCAGTATTTGAGGCAATGCCTGATATTATCCTAATTATTGATCCTCAAACTAATGATATTCAAGTTGCACCAACTCGACCCACTCGCGATATTGAAAAATCAATACCCCTGATTAACCAAACGATTGAGCAATTTCTCGACAGTGACAATACTCAAAGCTGGTTCCAGCAAATTCACCAGGTTATCGAAACCCAAGAACCGATTCATTTTGATTACAGTTTAAATGATGCCGATCAACGGGTTTGGTTTACCGCCAGTATTGCCCCATTACCGAACAATTCCGTTATCTGGGTTGCCCGCAATATTACCGATCGCAAACGCACCCAATTTGCCTTGTATCAATCAGAAGAAAAGTTTGCCCGTGCCTTCCGTTCTAGTCCCAGCGCCATGACAATCACGCGATTAAGTGATGGTTGTCATATTGATGTGAATGATAGCTTTTGTCAGTTTACCGGCTATTCTGCCCCAGAAATTATTGGTCGCACTGCCCTTGATTTGAATCTCTGGGTCAATCAAAAAGACCGAAACCGGATGTTAAAAGCAATATCAAACAAGGGGATTATTCGCAACTACGAATTTGAGTTTCGTACCAAATCGGGTGACATTCGTACCGCCTTACTCTCAGCCGAACAAATTAACCTAGATGAGCAAACTTGTCTGATCGCCGTCAGCCAAGATATTAGCGATCGCAAGCAGGTGGAATTTGCGCTACAACGTGCTAAAGACACGGCTGAACAGGCAAATCGCGCCAAAAGTCAATTCCTATCCAATATGAGTCATGAATTACGGACTCCCTTGAATGCGATTATTGGATTTGCTCAGTTGTTAGGGCGTGACTCTTCCTTAACCCAAGAACACCATGATCATATTGGCATTATTTGCCGATCTGGTGAACATTTACTTAGTTTAATCAATAATGTGCTGCAACTGTCTAAAGTTGAAGCAGGTCAGGTCAAACTCAATTGCTATAGTTTTGATCTATATGGGATGCTGCAAGTTTTAGAGGAAATGTTCAAGTTGCAGGCTGAGAATAAAGGATTGCAGTTAGTCGTTGATTATGATGAGGCGCTACCTCGCTATGTGGAGACTGATGAAGGGAAGCTGCGCCAAGTCTTAATTAATTTAGTGAATAATGCGATTAAATTCACGAGCCAGGGAGGTGTTACCTTGCGTGTTAAAGCGGTGCAGGGGGAAATGGGAGAATCAACTCGACACCCAACATTTAATACGTTGCCAATCCCTCAAAAACTAAGATTTGAAATTGAAGATACGGGACTCGGTATTGCGAGCGAGGAAATTGAATCATTATTTGAGGCTTTTGTGCAAACTGAAGCAGGACGAAAATCCCTAGAAGGCACAGGATTAGGGTTGCCTATTAGTCAACAATTTGTGCGACTCATGGGCGGAGAGATTCACGTCAGTAGCCGCTTGAACCAAGGCAGTATTTTTACCTTTGATATTGACGTTAACCGAGTGGAGGGAATTGAGCTAGAAACCCAGTCAGCGACGCCTCGCGTAGTTGGCTTGGTACCCGGACAACCCAATTACCGTATCCTAGTGGTGGATGATCGCCTAGAAAGTCGCTTATTATTGGTAAAACTGCTAACCACCGTGGGATTTTCTGTGCGAGAAGCGGTGAATGGGCAAGACGCGATCGCGATCTGGACTAGCTGGGAACCTCACCTGATTTGGATGGATATGCGAATGCCTGTGATGGATGGATATGAAGCCACCAAACACATCAAAGGGCATCTCAAAGGTCAAGCTACCGTGGTTTTAGCCCTCACCGCCAGCGCCTTTGAAGAAGAGCGATCGCTGGTTCTCTCAGCCGGTTGTGACGATTTTGTTCGCAAACCCTTCCGAGAAGACGTAATCTTTAATAAGATAGCCCACTATTTAGGGGTGCAGTATGTCTACGAACAGCCAACTGCATCAACAGCGTTAGAGGATGAAAACCTAGCATCCAACCAACCCCTAACGGCTCAAGCCCTGACGATTATGCCCAAGGAGTGGATTCATGAATTATACCAAGCGGCAGATTCGATTGATAACGAACGGATTTTCCAGCTTATCGAGCAAATTCCCCCAACTCATACCGCGATCGCCCAAGCTATCACAGATATGGTGAATAACTTCCGTTGTGATCAAATTATCGATCTAATTGAAGAACAGATGAAGGAGTTTTGA